In Nicotiana tabacum cultivar K326 chromosome 11, ASM71507v2, whole genome shotgun sequence, a single window of DNA contains:
- the LOC107821044 gene encoding uncharacterized protein LOC107821044 encodes MDKFLIKLNVGQPSSSFSQPSASSQINPEIQRETHPSPHLELNLESLEVDPKERLPISSYGPNIRDEVRRYYIQMGPCKPIGHVFPKTKFGNKMRQFCPTWFKGPYSQWLEYSIKADAAFCLCCYLFKNELENRGNGGDTFTKDGFRDWNKAVERLKAHVGDVNNIHHKCFNRMHDLKNQRQSILSSFDKQNEKVKTDYRMRLKASIDVARFLLRSGFPFRGHDESKDFEYKGPFLELLEWHGDMHPDVKKVILRHAPQNDMMICPTIQKEIVEACVKETTKAIIEDLGGDFFGILVDESKDISHKEQMALILRYVNKSGMIIERFLGIVHVSDTSSQPLQKEIYSLLLKHSLSPSKIRGQGYDGASNMQGGKNGLKSLILKDTPSAYSIHCFAHQLQLALVALSKKHSDVDSFFYVVTNVLNTIGASFKRRVSLRQHQLDKLEELIKVGEVLTRQGLNQERGLQRPGDTRWGSHYKTLDNFIVLFSSIVNVLKVLLLTNELNKVLQKKDQDIVSAMGMLDLAKKRLQKMREEEWDSLMEEVCSFCSKHEIAIPNMDEDYVIGKSKRKRSEVSYLHHFRVEVFYAVIDLELQELNSRFDVVTSDLLLGMASLSPVDSFANFDKNKIMKLAKYYPSEFDENKLRELGFQLDTFIVYAQKCDSKFLNLKGIKDLARVMVETKVDQTWTHVYLLVKLTLIIPVATASVERAFSSMKYIKNNLRNRMDEDFLNNYLVCYIERGIFKTVSNDAIINRFQSMKTRRGQL; translated from the exons ATGGATAAATTTCTCATCAAGCTAAATGTTGGCCAACCAAGCTCTAGTTTTAGTCAGCCATCTGCGAGTTCACAAATAAATCCAGAAATTCAAAGGGAAACACATCCTTCCCCACATTTAGAGCTTAATTTGGAATCTCTTGAAGTGGATCCCAAAGAAAGATTACCTATTTCGAGTTATGGTCCTAATATTCGAGATGAAGTGAGGAGATATTATATTCAAATGGGGCCTTGTAAACCAATAGGCCATGTCTTTCCTAAAACTAAGTTTGGGAACAAAATGCGTCAATTTTGTCCCACTTGGTTCAAAGGACCATATTCTCAATGGTTGGAGTATAGCATTAAAGCGGATGCTGCATTTTGTTTATGTTGCTATTTATTCAAGAATGAACTCGAAAATCGTGGTAACGGGGGAGATACATTTACAAAAGACGGTTTTAGAGATTGGAACAAAGCCGTGGAAAGACTTAAGGCACATGTTGGTGATGTGAACAATATCCATCATAAGTGTTTTAATAGGATGCATGATTTGAAAAATCAACGTCAATcgattctttcttcttttgacaaGCAAAACGAAAAAGTAAAAACTGATTATCGTATGCGCTTAAAAGCCTCAATAGATGTGGCAAGGTTTCTCTTAAGATCGGGATTTCCATTTCGTGGACATGATGAAAGTAAAGATTTTGAATATAAAGGCCCTTTTCTTGAACTTTTGGAATGGCATGGCGATATGCATCCGGATGTGAAAAAAGTAATATTACGCCATGCTCCACAAAATGATATGATGATTTGTCCGACAATTCAAAAAGAGATTGTGGAAGCTTGTGTTAAAGAAACAACTAAAGCTATTATCGAAGACTTGGGTGGTGATTTTTTTGGAATATTAGTTGATGAATCAAAAGACATCTCACATAAGGAGCAAATGGCTCTAATTTTGAGATATGTCAACAAAAGTGGAATGATTATAGAGAGATTCTTGGGTATTGTCCATGTGAGTGACACATCTTCCCAACCATTACAAAAAGAGATTTATTCTTTGCTTTTGAAACATTCATTAAGTCCATCCAAGATACGTGGACAGGGTTATGATGGTGCTAGTAATATGCAAGGGGGAAAAAATGGCCTCAAATCTTTGATTTTGAAAGATACTCCGTCTGCATATTCTATTCATTGTTTTGCTCATCAATTGCAACTAGCACTTGTAGCTCTTTCTAAAAAGCATTCGGATGTGGATAGTTTTTTTTATGTTGTCACTAATGTTTTGAATACTATTGGAGCTTCTTTTAAGCGCAGGGTTTCACTTCGGCAACATCAATTggataaattggaagagttgattaAAGTTGGAGAAGTTCTTACCAGACAAGGTTTGAATCAAGAACGAGGCCTCCAACGACCGGGTGATACTCGTTGGGGGTCTCATTATAAGACCTTGGACAATTTCAtagttttattttcttcaattgttaATGTGCTTAAA GTGTTGCTATTAACTAATGAATTGAACAAAGTTCTACAAAAGAAAGATCAAGATATTGTTAGTGCTATGGGAATGCTTGACCTTGCAAAGAAAAGACTACAAAAGATGAGAGAAGAGGAATGGGACTCTTTGATGGAGGAGGTTTGCTCATTTTGTAGTAAACATGAAATTGCAATTCCCAACATGGATGAAGACTATGTTATTGGAAAGTCGAAACGTAAGAGATCCGAAGTTTCCTATTTACATCACTTTCGTGTGGAAGTATTTTATGCCGTTATTGATTTAGAGCTTCAAGAGCTTAATAGCCGTTTTGATGTAGTGACTAGTGACTTACTCCTTGGTATGGCTAGTTTGAGTCCGGTTGATTCATTTGCAAATTTTGACAAGAACAAGATAATGAAACTGGCCAAGTATTATCCAAGTGAATTTGATGAAAACAAGCTTCGGGAACTTGGTTTTCAACTCGACACCTTCATTGTCTATGCTCAAAAGTGTGATAGCAAGTTTCTTAACTTGAAAGGAATTAAAGATCTTGCTAGAGTTATGGTTGAGACAAAAGTTGATCAGACTTGGACACATGTATATTTACTTGTGAAGTTGACTTTGATTATACCTGTTGCTACCGCAAGTGTGGAAAGAGCATTCTCATCGATGAAGTACATAAAAAATAATCTACGCAATAGGATGGATGAAGATTTTTTAAACAATTATTTAGTTTGCTATATAGAGCGTGGAATATTTAAGACTGTAAGTAATGATGCTATTATTAACCGTTTTCAAAGTATGAAAACTCGTCGAGGACAATTGTAA